The following nucleotide sequence is from Gammaproteobacteria bacterium.
TCGAGAACGCCTAAACGGCAACGAATTTGCATCCCTGTCACTGCTGTTTGAATCCTTTGGGTTTAAGCATGGAGTGCCGGCAGATGCGGATTTTGTCTTTGATGCCCGTTGCTTGCCCAACCCACATTGGGAGCCGCGATTGCGGCAAAAAACCGGCCTGGACGACGAGGTAGTGACATTTTTGGAAACACACCAGGATGTAGACAAAATGTATCGCGATATCAAAAACTTTCTGGATCATTGGATTCCTAAGTTTGAGGCTGACAACCGCAGTTACATGACCATCGCAATCGGCTGCACCGGTGGGCAACACAGGTCTGTATTCCTGGCGCAAAAGTTGGGTGAACACTATAAGACACAGCGGGATAATGTTTTAATGCGGCACAGAGATTTACCATGACGGTTAGCGTCTTATTAATCACGCACGAAAATTTAGGCAAAATTCTGCTGGAAATCACCACCCGGGTTCTGGGTGTCTGTCCCCTGCAAACCGACACCCTATGTGTTCCCTTTGATTCAGACCCAGATCAAATGCTGGCTCAAGCTCAAGCCAAAGTGGAAACCATGAACAGCGGCGATGGTGTACTGATTCTTACCGATATGTTCGGTGCTACACCCAGCAATATTGCCCACAAATTATCCAAGCCGGAACACGTCATGGTGGTGACCGGTTTGAACATGCCTATGATGATGCGCGTCATGAACTACCCGGATCTTACGCTCACCCAACTGGTGGAAATTGCCGTCGATGGCGGTAAAGACGGTGTATTGTTCAACCGCAGAGAAATTACCTAAGGAACCTCTGAAGTGACGAGAAGAGAAGTGAAGAGTTGTTATGCTGTCCACTGAACTGACCATAGTGAATAAACTGGGTTTGCATGCCCGGGCAGCGGCCAAATTGGTACAACTGGCATCGCGGTTTCAAAGTAGCGTGTTCGTCTCCAAAGACGGACGGGAAGTCAATGGAAAAAGTATCATGGGCGTCATGATGCTGGCGGCCAGCCAAAACTCCATCATCACTGTCACCGTGGATGGCGCAGACGAGTACGAAGCCCTGAGTGGTTTGCAGCAGCTGGTCGAAGAACGATTTGGTGAAGATGAATAAAGTATTTTAGCAACTGACAACCCTCATTCGTTATACCTTAACTTTTCCTACACTCTCTCAATTTGCCGCGCTTTGGTTTAAACTTGTGCGTTGGTATCCCCATTGTTTGAATCAGGGAATTTCATGTCAGACACAGAGCAAGAAGCCGGCAAAAACATCCTGGTAGATTTCACCGACCTGATCAATAAAGGCAGTGTTGCCCAGGTACGCCGCAAGATCAACAAAATACACCCCGCCGATCTGGCTCATTTGCTGGAGTCTCTGCCACAACCGCAGCGACACAGTATTTGGGAGTTGATTAAGAAAAAAAATCGCGGTGACGTACTGGCCAGCCTGCATGATGATGTAAGAACCAACCTGATCCAGACCATGGAACACGATGATCTGGTCACCGCGGTTCAAAGCCTGCCTAATGACGACTTAGCGGATATTCTCGAAGATATTCCGGAGGAAGCCACCTCACAACTGCTCCAATCCATGGACGAACAACGGCGTCAGCGTTTAGAAGCCGTTATGTCATACCCGGAGGATACCGCAGGCGGCCTGATGAACACCGATACCATCACCGTACGCGAAGACACGACGCTGGACGTGGTTCAACGCTATTTGCGCCTGCTGGGTGAAATTCCACAAGCCACGGATAACCTGATCGTCATTAACCGGGAAGGCACCTATATTGGCACCCTGGCGCTGACGGATTTGTTAATCAAAGATCCAGGTTTATCCGTTGGCGCACTCACCAAGCGGGACAGTCAGGCGATTGACGCCCATCTACCGCAACAGGAAGTGGCACATATTTTCTCGCAACGCGATCTCATTTCCGCCCCTGTGGTGGATAGTGAAAACAAACTTTTGGGACGTATTACTATTGACGACGTGGTGGACGTTATTCGCGAGGAATCGGACCACTCACTCATGAGCATGGCGGGACTGAACGAAGAAGACGATATGTTTGCCAGCTCCATTACCAGCAGCCGCCGTCGCAGCGTCTGGCTGGGTATCAATTTACTCACCGCCTTACTGGCCTCCTGGGTAATCGGCCTGTTTGGTCAAACCATTGAGCAACTCGTAGCCTTGGCCATTCTGATGCCAATTGTCGCCAGCATGGGGGGTATTGCCGGAAGCCAAACCCTGACACTGGTGATTCGGGGCCTGGCACTGGGTAAAGTCAGTCCGGCCAACGCCATGCGTTTGATCAATAAAGAAGCACGTATTGGTCTGCTCAACGGCTTAATCTGGTCACTGGTAGTCGCAGCCATTGCGGTGCTCTGGTTCGGTAACGAAAAACTGGGCTTAGTTATCGGCATGGCTATGATCGCCAATCTCGTTGTAGCCGCACTGGCAGGGGCATCCATCCCCATCGTACTACAAAAGTTCAAAATCGATCCCGCTCTGGCCGGCGGCGTGGTACTGACCACGGTAACCGATGTCATTGGATTTTTGGTATTCCTGGGCCTGGCGGCTCTGTATCTCGTGTAAGCATTAATTATTAAGGACAGCACATGCCTTTACCCGTCACACCGCTACTTACCGTGGATATCATAATCGAGCTGAGAGATCGTCCGAACCACCCCATTGTACTAATTGAACGACGTAACCCACCTTTGGGCTGGGCACTGCCCGGCGGCTTTGTGGATCGGGGCGAAACGCTGGAAACAGCGGCCATACGCGAAGCCAAAGAGGAAACCTGCCTGGATGTCACCTTGGTGGCCCATTTAGCCAACTACTCCGCCCCCAAGCGGGATTCCCGCTTTCACACCGTTAGCAGTGTCTATATCGCCCACGCTCAGGGCACCCCGCAAGCGGCCGATGACGCCATCAATCTTAAGGTGTATACGCCCGACCAAATCCCCACCCCCTTGGCGTTTGATCACGAACAAATCCTTAGAGACTATCTACTATTTAAGCAAACGGGCTGCAAACCCGGACTATTGCCGACGACATAAGTTTTTATCATTCCAGCCCGCATGGATTTTCCCCAGCGTTTCTGTAAAATTGCGATATTCTCTCGCAATAAGGGATTCTTGAATGAGCATTCCGGGAATTCGAAAAAATGACAAGCGACTCACTGCATTGGTAACCGAAATCTCTCTCGACTTGTCGCAAGGTAAAAAACACGTCGTCGCCGGACTGGGCACGTTCTCCGCTTGCAGCCGCAAAGCCGGCGCCGGAAACCCCGCTTGCACCATTGCCATGTTCCGAGCCTGTACAGAACTACGCGACTACGCAGAAGGCGGGACCAAACCCAAGACCGAAGGAACTCACGCGCCAATTGTGCAAATCATTCTCAACGCCATGAAAACCCAAGAAACCGTGGACATCCCGCGATTCGGTCGTTTGGCGATGGTGAAAGACGGAAAAAAAACCAAATTGATATTTCACGGCGCTGATGAGCTCAACGGCAAACTTGGCATAAAGTGAATCATCAATTAATGAAAACAGAGTTTTTGCAACAAGGATTCTATTTAGTTAAACAAGCCATCCCAAAAAAGCAAATAGACTCGCTGCTACAAGCGCTCAATCCACTTCAAAAAGAAAGCAATCACTACGGCGTGCGCAACTTAATGCAGCGAGTTGCTGAGATTCGTGATTTAGCTCTATCACCTACCCTACATGGGTTGACAAAAACGATACACGGAGATTTTTCCCAACCCGTAAGATCGATATTTTTCGACAAAACATCACAATCCAACTGGAACGTAGCTTGGCATCAAGACACATCCATCGCATTAAAGGAACGGCACGCTGTTCCCGGTTTTGATTTATGGAGTGAAAAACAAGGGATACCGCATGTAGAACCGCCGCAGGAATATTTAAACAACATGGTTACTTTGCGCCTGCACCTGGATAGAAGCGATAAAGACAACGGCGTCTTGCGGGTACTGCCGGGCACTCACCGCAATGGTCGCACAAGCTCCAAACAACTCATTAAACAAGTGGAACAAAACGAGTCCAACATCGTTGAATGTGTTGCCGAACCGGGAGATGTTTTAATCATGAGTCCCTTGCTGTTTCATTCGTCGCGAAAAGCTGTCCAAACAACACACAGAAGAATCGTACATATTGAATATTGTTCCATGCAACTACCGCCACCGTTGCAATGGTACGAAGCCTGATCGGGCCTTGAAAAATGAGACCTCATGTTTGACACGAGATTGGCAAAATATACAAACAGGAAGCGGGCCGGGTGCTGGCGGTTTTGTCTGCCCCTATGCAGGTGATTGGTTCGACCAGATAGTGAAGGGTTTCAAGCAAACACCAGAAACCGCTTCATACTGTTATTTTTCTAATACTTAGGCGCGCATACAACAAACGCGTACAACAAAAGGAGCACGACCATATGCAGTTTTTTGTTTACGTTACCTTGATATACCCCTATGAGCCCTTCCTCTGCGGAAGGTATGGTCAGAACGGGGAAATTTATGCAGAAAGCTTTTGAGACCGGCAAAATTGTGACCACGGGGAAATTCCCCCAACAAGTGACCAACGTACAGCTGGACGGGGAGTTCTCCATCTGCGCCAATGTATGGGCAACGGTACCTTGCGTATGGCCCAGTTGGTGGGAACCGGCGCTGAAGAGCTCAAACCCCCGGCATGAGCTTTCGACAATCAGGAGAAACCGTGCTTAGCGCTGTTTCTCTGGTCTCCAAATCCAGTAAAATAGCGTCATGATATATGCTATACCCACTTTGGCCTTGTTGGCACTCATTTTTGGGCCCCAGCTATGGGTCCGCTATGTACTGCGCAAACACAGCCGCCACCTGGACGGCATGCCCGGTACCGGCTCGGAACTGGCCAGACACTTGTTGCAGAAGTTTGGTTTAACTGACGTCAAAGTGAAGCAAGGTGGCAAAGATGAAAACTACTACCACCCGGAACAAAATACCGTGTGCTTGAGTCCCGATGTGTATACGGGAAAATCCCTGACTGCGGTGGCGGTAGCGGCCCACGAAGTGGGGCATGCGATTCAGTTCAATAAACAGGAACCCGTAAGCCAACTGCGGGGAAAATACTTAAATAAAGCGCACAGAATCCAAGCTGTTGGCGTATTCATTCTCACCGTGCTGCCCATCGTCAGCCTGCTCATAAGAATCCCCCATTTAGCGCTGGTCTCCGCGCTCATTGGCATTCTCACCATGGCCGCTTCGGTCGCACTTTATGTTGCCATATTACCGGAAGAATTCGATGCCAGTTACAATAAAGCCCTACCTATTTTGGCAACCGGCTATGTGCCTGAAACCTATATGCCCGCTGTGCGGCAAATTCTCAAAGCCTGTGCCCTCACGTATGTTGCCGGTGCGTTGGCGGACATACTGCGTTTGTGGCGCTGGATTGCCATTTTAAGATAAACACTTTCACACCGAGATTTTTTAAACCATGCAGACACAAGACAACATTTGGATCAGTGATTTTTTAAAACTGGAAAGCGCCGGGGGCATATTGCTGTTTATTGCCTCATTGGCCGCAATCATTGCGGCCAACAGCTTCGTCGCACCGTATTACGATTTGCTCCTTAGCGTACCCATAGAAATTCGAGTGGGCAGCTTTGAAATCGCCAAACCCTTGCTGCTTTGGATCAATGACGGCCTGATGGCCGTATTCTTCTTTCTTGTGGGTTTGGAGCTGAAACGAGAATTGTTGGAAGGTGAATTGGCAGACCGAAAAAAAGTCGTACTACCTGCCATCGGCGCAGTAGGCGGCATGATCGTACCGGCAGCGATCTATTTTCTTTTAAATAAGGACGACCCGGTAGCCATCAAGGGTTGGGCGATTCCCGCCGCGACAGATATCGCTTTTGCTCTGGGGGTATTAAGCTTATTAGGCACGCGTATTCCCGTTTCTATAAAAATATTTCTCACCTCCCTGGCAATATTCGACGATATCGGCGCCATAATTATTATCGCCGTGTTTTATACCTCAAAAATCTCTTTGACCGCACTTATCGTTGCGGCGCTGTGTTTATCCGTGTTGTATTTTCTTAACAAGCGCAACACAGCTTCCACCAGCGTATATATTCTGGTGGGCATCATCATGTGGGCAGCCACATTGAAATCCGGTGTTCATGCCACGCTGGCCGGTGTTTTGCTGGCCATGTTCATTCCCATTCGCTCAGCCCATAAACCCGACTATTCTCCATTAAAGAGCTTAGAACACGACTTACATGCGGCCGTAGCGTTTTTTGTACTACCGGTGTTTGCCTTTGCCAATGCCGGCATTAGTTTCAGCGGTGTCAGCGCCGAGCAGCTCTTGCATAATGTGCCCATGGGAATCACTCTGGGCCTGTTCCTGGGCAAGCAAATAGGGATATTCGCTTTTTGTTGGCTCTTCATTAAATTGGGTTTGGCGAGTTTGCCTAGCGGTATGAATTGGCGCAGCTTATACGGCACGGCAGCACTTTGCGGCATTGGTTTTACCATGAGCCTGTTTATCGGCTCCCTGGCGTTTGAAGAAACCGGCGTCAATCTGCTGTTTGATGAGCGTCTGGGGATACTATTGGGCTCTGTCCTCTCGGGAATTCTGGGTTACCTAATCCTGCGTAGTAGCCCTCATCAAGCTGACCCTGAGAAAGGGTAGCCGAACAGTCCTTTCCTATGCTGCGATAGGTTTATGGGTAATTAAGAGGGTTCGCCTGGAAAATGAAATGCTGTCTGCACTAAAAAGGAGCAGGCTTGAATTGCCCATTTTACTTTACGCTTTCTTTACCCATTTCAAACCACTGAACATAGGGCTGATAAGGTTTTCTCTTTTCCAAAACAGATAGAAAAACAGCACAAATACGTGTAAGGATACCAATCCCAGAATAAGGTACGACAAGTAATAGTGCCAACGATTGAAAAACTTGGCGGTATCCTCGGACACGTAGTCGAACAAAGGCCCGTACTCGAAAAAATCATCGGCATCAATAAACAAACCGGATATGGCCTGCAGGAGGAGAATCAGCAAGACAACCACAATCCACAACGATCCCATGGGGTTGTGCCCGGCGTAACCGCTGGGTGTTCGCTTCATGAGGGTTTTTGAATAAGCAATTACTTCACTGGGGCGGGAAAACAATGCTCTTAGCCGTACCGGATCAGGCCCTACCATTCCCCAAATCAATCGAAACAATAACAAGGCGACAATGGTATAGCCCAAATAAAAGTGCCAAAGCACCGAGTCTGACGACATGAACTTGCCAAACAGCCAACTGCCGGATACTGCTACAACGAAGATCCAGTGCCACACGCGTGTCACTGGATCCCATATTTTTTCTCGCTGCAATGGACTCACCATGCAATGCGGCGTCGATTAATCGTCTTTCTTGCGGAAATCGTCATGACAGGATTTACACGCCTTACCCAAATCCTTCATCGCCTTGCCCAAAGCAGATTGACCGTTACCGGCAACTGCAGCCACTTCCTTAACAGCTTTGGCATAGTCTTTACCGTAATCCGCTATTTTTGGCCAGGTTTCCCAAATTTTTGGTAACGCGGTTGTATCATCCGGATACTCCTTATTGGAAGTACCCTGCATCCAAGCCGCGCTATTGTTTAATTCCAATAAAACTTTAAGGTTGTTCGCCATGGTCTGGGCTTTTTTGGCATCGTAGGGCATTTTTCCCTTGGCCATGGCCATTAATGGGCCCATGTTAAATTTTCTGATTTGCATTTCGCCCTGTCGCGCCTTGATAGCCCCTTTTTTGGGGTCTTTATCGGCGAAAGCAGGCGAAGCCAAAGCCACGCACAGCACCGACAGGATTAATCTGGAAACAATCTTCATAAGTTAATTCTCCATTGTGTAAAGGTAACCGGATAAATATAGATGACTCTCAATATTTTGCGAGTATGGTCTATAAACGCCGTTTGCACCGTTTTATTCCCGGGTTTCGTATTTAAAAAAAGCTCAGATTGTGACCAAGAAATAAATAGCTTTTGGTTTCGCTATGGCGTGAAAACCCTTGTGCCAAGTACAGAGGCCCGATGGGCGTATCGACTCCGACAAATAAACTTCCAGCTAGTACTAAAGTACCAACATCGATTTCACTACTGTCATTCCAGGCATTGCCCGCCTCCACTGACATGCCAAAATATAATGGAATATCAATCAGCGTTGGCCAATTAATATAATCACCGGTATATAGAATGCGAGCAATTCCGGTATATCGTCCCATATAAGAGTTTCTTTCCAAGCCCGACAAGCTGAATAATCCACCCAAGGTATACCCCGTATCCGGCTCTACATCACCTCCCACCACCGCTCCCACACTTCCCCAAAACGTCAGCGTGTTTTTGCCAAAGGTTTCCGACAGCAGTAAATTGATTCGCACCCTGTCTTGCTCGCCAGCATTTCCCAGCGTCTGCCGCAGACCCAACCAATGGACACTTGCCAGAGACCCGGACGTCGGAAACTCCATGCTATCCAAATCGTCGTATACCATTCGAAGTTCCCATGCCCCCAAATCCGCATCATGATTATTAATAGACAACTTTCCCGTGTTGGGGACGCTGTCTCCAAACGCCCGATTCAGACCCAGCTCCACAGAAAATTGAGAACCAAACCAGCGACCCGCAACAAAACCCAACTGAGCAGTAGCCACTAAAGTATCATTGACTACATCGCGGGTTTTCGTAAAATCGTTTAAATGAGTTTGTTCAAATCTAAACCAAGGACGCACATAAAACTCTAACCGTCGATCCAAGGGTTGATAGAACTCCGTATGAAACACGTCGTTATAACCCAGTTGCAGCTCCGTGCGCCATTCACTGCCTGAACTCCCAACGGGAACCGTGTTGGCCGTCAAACTGAGGTGTGACTCAGTGGGTTCAGCATTGAAGTTGTTAGCGATGTTGGCGCCAAAACGCAAAAAATTGGGGCCCCAGGCTTTTTGCTTGGTGGTCAATACTAAGGTAGAGGTCCCATCGGAAGTCTCCAAATCAAAATCCACGCTTTCAAAAATATCCAACCCGTTGAGTTTTTCGATATCCTGTTCCAACTCTTTCATGTTTAGGGGGCCGGGCCTGGTTTGAATATACGTTTCTATGACGGAGTCAGACATTCTGGATTGATTTTGAACGACAACCCTGTCAACCCGCAACGGGCGTGTGGGCCGCTGTTTCTTGGCCAGATACTGCGTATAGTCACTTTCCGACAAAGACAGCACCTTTAGTTTCTCGCTCTGAGACTGCGCTGCAAGAATACCTATTTGCGTGAGCTCCTTAATCCGCTTGAAATCGGTGGAAGAAAAACCACTGGTATCGGGTTGAATCAAAATATCCCGATCGCCCAAAGCATCCAGTTGAAACGATGTTGCGCGCTGAATGGAGATATCGATGCTTTGGCCCAAAATACTGAAAGGAGATCCCAAGTCTTTTCGATTTTTCAGTTTCGAACTCAAATCCACAACAATCAGAATTTCGGCGCCCATTTCCCGTGCGAGTTTTACCGGGACGTTATTCACTATGCCGCCATCCACCAGCAGACGTCCATCCCACTCTACAGGGGCAAATATACCGGGAATAGACAAGCTGGCACGTAAGGATTCGGCCAAGCTACCCTCACCAAGCACGACATCTTCGCCTGTTTCGATATCTGTGGCGACGGCCCTAAAGTTGATGGGTAAATCACTAAACTTCGTTGGAGCATGTAACGTGAGCGACTTGAGATACACGTTGAGCTTTTGGCCCTCAAGCAGTCCTGTCGGCATGTAAAACGATCGGTTTTTAAAACCCATTTCGTTCTTAACGGGATAACCCAGATAATCGGTTTTACGCCTGGGACTCAACCCACGCCGTGGTGCCCTATCGGAAAACAAAACTTCCCAATCCGCCTGTGACAAGAGTAGCTCCAACTCGGCCGGGGAATACCCATAAGCGTATAGGCCGCCCGCTATCGCCCCCATGCTGGTCCCGGTGATAATATCCACCGGTACTCGCATTTTTTCTATTATTCCAAGAACCCCTACATGAGCCGCCCCGCGGGCTCCGCCGCCACTGAGAACCAAGCCTACGACCGGGCGGTCTTGTTTGCCAAGCTCTGTCGCAAATAGGTTGTTATCAGCGCCAAGCAAAGTCAAAAACAGCATTGCGGGATGTACCGCTATAAACTTAAAATTTGGCATGGCAAAACCTAATTTCTGACATATCGTGAAAATGGTGACTGCGCTGTTATTGCGCCGGTACTGTAACGCCCAAGCCACTGTCGTCCAGGTCGGAATTCAGAGTGCGCAAAAAGGACTCCAATTGCACCAGTTCCGTATCGGTCAATTTAAAGGGTAGTAAATCACTGTGTCCTAAACGGGTAAGAGGTCTTTTCTGATAATGTTTTAGGACCTCTGCCAGCGTACTAAACTGTCCCGCGTGCATATAGGGTGCAGTTTTGGCAACATTTCTCAACCCGGGTATCTTAAATGCTCCCAAGGTATCGTCCACAGTGAATTTTATAAATTGCAGCTCTTTGCAACCATCTTGATTGGCGTCACTGTAGTCACTACGACAATTAAAAGGATTGTTCAGTACTTTCTGTACACCGTCAAATCGGCCCTGGTCCTTGCCCAATGCTTTCACACCGGGGGTGGCAACGTTCTTAAAATCGTGGTTAGTGAATAACGGGCCCGAATGACAAATGACGCAGGTCGCTTTACCTATAAACAGTTTCAATCCTGCCTTTTCTTCTTCCGTATATAAGGGCTCAGAGCCCTGCACTACGCCGCTGTCCATTGCCTCTACATATCGATCAAAGCGGCTGGGACCGATAATTATCGTACGCTCATAGGCTGCCAGTGATTTTCCTATATTGACAAAGACCCGTGTCACCGTATTTTGATCCTCCGAGGACATGCTCTCCCAAGCCAGACTGGCAGAGGTGTCCGTTACGGGGCCGGCCTGTCGGGGAAAGCGGGATACATCGGATAGATCCGGGAAAGAGCCAAATACCGATTCATATAAACGCAAATACTCCGCATCACTGCCCAGCACATGAGCATAGTGAGTACGATTACCACCATGCTCCACGCCATTTTCCAAAGGCCCTAGAGCCTGAGACCATTGGCTATCTGCACGACCATCCCAAAAAAACCAGGGGCTATACGCCATACCAATGATGCTGGGAGCATTGCGCCGGGTTTGCCCCATACCGCGTGAAAGCGCTTGTCCGTCAGTAAAATTCTTACTCGGATCATGACAAGTCGCACAGGATATTTGACCGGACGCACTCAAGCGTGTATCAAAAAACAGCTTTTTGCCCAATTCAGCGGCTTTAGGATGGTCTGCGTATTGATTAGTCGGATCTTTAGGCAATGGAGGCAGATTCCCTATCCAGAGACTACGTACTATAGACTTTTCAGAGTCTGTCCAGCTCTGCGCTCCCACTTTGCCGTCGGCGGCAGCACAGACAACACTAACTGAACACAATAAAACTACAACAAAATTCGATACAATTTTCAGCATAATGGGCCGGCTTATTTTATGTTGACGACAAATACCGCCTTATCCCGGACTTTTCCGGCAATGATATTCAACCAAATCTCCCACTGTCCCGGCATGTTGAACTTAATACCGTCTATCAAATAGTTACCGTTACCGAGATTTTGTGTGACTTTTGGATTTGTGGAAAAACCGTGCTTGTGCTTGGGCATACCGCCATAAACCATGATATTGGCTGTTTCCACCGCCACTGCATCCGCGTCTTTCACTTGCAAGGTCCAATCGTGGATTTGGTGCAAAGGAGGTGGTGTTGTGTTTGGAAATAAACTCAACACAAAGCGTTTGTGATCGCTTACAACCACTAAGTGTGGCTCCTGACTCACCATCGTTGTTGCTTTTAGCATAGATGAGTTTGTGGAAGCGCATCCTGTCAAAACCAAACTGAGGGTAATCAAGTTAACAGCTATTGTAAAACGTTTCATTTCCGTCACTTCAGGAAAAACCGCTTCGGGCAATCAAGCCCAAAGCGGTTTGTTAAGTTAAACAAAAATCAAGTACATTTTTTATAAAACGCCCTGACCACCAACAATACGCGTGACGGTGGCACCGTTTTCACCCCGCCCCAACCAACTGGGTCCGGCACCAAAAACGGGCTGAACTTCACTAAAGTCGGAATCGGGCACGCCATCACAGTTCTTATCCACGCTCGGTGGTGTATTGGGACAACCACTGTATGGGACAGTAACAGTACTGCGACGTTGTGGGCCGAACTGCGCCGCAGAAATAGTATTGTTCGGCAAAGTTTTAAGGTACTCACGTATCATCTGCACCGGCGCCATATAATTATCAGGCGCGACTTGCAGCACTACCGGATTACGCGTGGGATCGACAATATTTTCCTTGTTCACAGGCCCGCAAATGCCAAGTTCGCTGGGCATATCAGGATCCGGATTGAAAGTACCACAGACGAAGCGCAAGTTACGTCCTCCGGAAGTGCGGCACTGCCGGTCAGACCCTTCACCATGAGGATAACAACTGATGACGGTATAAACTTTACCGGCATCAATTTTTTCGGCCCCCACTTTCATTTCCAAGATCCGACCTCCCAAAGTGGCTAAGGGAACGGAATTTGGTGCCGATTCCAGATCCAACACAAAATGCATATTGCTGGAGAAACCCATCCACCAACCGCCTTGATGACGGAAAGGGTGCGGATCAAATATTCCTTCCAGAAAACCTTCGTAACGATTGCGTAAAGCACCGCCGGAATAGTCCATCAAAGAAGCTGCCGGAGCGATAGGGATATAGTTATACAGCTCGCCCACGGTAATTGCCCCGTCAGCAAAGCCACCGTCCGGACCGTCCAAGGGGGTACCTTGGGCTAAGATAGGTATATCGTAACGAAACCCATTAGTAATACCGAAGGTATTTTCAGGGGTTAAATTTAAATCCGGATTTGTTGCAGCCAGAGACAAACCGGCGTATAGAGCAGCGTCTCCGATCATATTGTTTACGAAATCACCGATAACGTCGCGGCGCTCCAGCTCCACTTCTGTATAACCGACCACAGTGTCCAGCGGTGTACACAGCTTATGGCCTTTACCGTAGGGAAATCCGCCGTTACCAAACGTATGGCATTTGAAATCATCGCCGGAGTAAAAAGTTTTCACATTTTCCCAAGCGAGGGCTTTTATACCACCGGGAACAAAATAATCGGACTCGTCTTCAGGAACCTCGTCGGTCATTTCCAACAGTTCAAACTTGAATTTTTTCACTCGACCTTCGGAAGATACATTTAAGTCCAAACGACCCAAATACGCATCTTCACCGGACTCCACAATAATGGTCTTCTCGCCACTAGGACGCTTCACCACCATGGGCTCCGGCATGGCTTCGTGAGTATCGCCGCTGAGAATAACGTCAATACCG
It contains:
- a CDS encoding PTS sugar transporter subunit IIA; translation: MTVSVLLITHENLGKILLEITTRVLGVCPLQTDTLCVPFDSDPDQMLAQAQAKVETMNSGDGVLILTDMFGATPSNIAHKLSKPEHVMVVTGLNMPMMMRVMNYPDLTLTQLVEIAVDGGKDGVLFNRREIT
- a CDS encoding HPr family phosphocarrier protein, coding for MLSTELTIVNKLGLHARAAAKLVQLASRFQSSVFVSKDGREVNGKSIMGVMMLAASQNSIITVTVDGADEYEALSGLQQLVEERFGEDE
- the mgtE gene encoding magnesium transporter is translated as MSDTEQEAGKNILVDFTDLINKGSVAQVRRKINKIHPADLAHLLESLPQPQRHSIWELIKKKNRGDVLASLHDDVRTNLIQTMEHDDLVTAVQSLPNDDLADILEDIPEEATSQLLQSMDEQRRQRLEAVMSYPEDTAGGLMNTDTITVREDTTLDVVQRYLRLLGEIPQATDNLIVINREGTYIGTLALTDLLIKDPGLSVGALTKRDSQAIDAHLPQQEVAHIFSQRDLISAPVVDSENKLLGRITIDDVVDVIREESDHSLMSMAGLNEEDDMFASSITSSRRRSVWLGINLLTALLASWVIGLFGQTIEQLVALAILMPIVASMGGIAGSQTLTLVIRGLALGKVSPANAMRLINKEARIGLLNGLIWSLVVAAIAVLWFGNEKLGLVIGMAMIANLVVAALAGASIPIVLQKFKIDPALAGGVVLTTVTDVIGFLVFLGLAALYLV
- a CDS encoding NUDIX hydrolase translates to MPLPVTPLLTVDIIIELRDRPNHPIVLIERRNPPLGWALPGGFVDRGETLETAAIREAKEETCLDVTLVAHLANYSAPKRDSRFHTVSSVYIAHAQGTPQAADDAINLKVYTPDQIPTPLAFDHEQILRDYLLFKQTGCKPGLLPTT
- a CDS encoding phytanoyl-CoA dioxygenase family protein; translation: MKTEFLQQGFYLVKQAIPKKQIDSLLQALNPLQKESNHYGVRNLMQRVAEIRDLALSPTLHGLTKTIHGDFSQPVRSIFFDKTSQSNWNVAWHQDTSIALKERHAVPGFDLWSEKQGIPHVEPPQEYLNNMVTLRLHLDRSDKDNGVLRVLPGTHRNGRTSSKQLIKQVEQNESNIVECVAEPGDVLIMSPLLFHSSRKAVQTTHRRIVHIEYCSMQLPPPLQWYEA
- a CDS encoding zinc metallopeptidase; amino-acid sequence: MIYAIPTLALLALIFGPQLWVRYVLRKHSRHLDGMPGTGSELARHLLQKFGLTDVKVKQGGKDENYYHPEQNTVCLSPDVYTGKSLTAVAVAAHEVGHAIQFNKQEPVSQLRGKYLNKAHRIQAVGVFILTVLPIVSLLIRIPHLALVSALIGILTMAASVALYVAILPEEFDASYNKALPILATGYVPETYMPAVRQILKACALTYVAGALADILRLWRWIAILR
- the nhaA gene encoding Na+/H+ antiporter NhaA translates to MQTQDNIWISDFLKLESAGGILLFIASLAAIIAANSFVAPYYDLLLSVPIEIRVGSFEIAKPLLLWINDGLMAVFFFLVGLELKRELLEGELADRKKVVLPAIGAVGGMIVPAAIYFLLNKDDPVAIKGWAIPAATDIAFALGVLSLLGTRIPVSIKIFLTSLAIFDDIGAIIIIAVFYTSKISLTALIVAALCLSVLYFLNKRNTASTSVYILVGIIMWAATLKSGVHATLAGVLLAMFIPIRSAHKPDYSPLKSLEHDLHAAVAFFVLPVFAFANAGISFSGVSAEQLLHNVPMGITLGLFLGKQIGIFAFCWLFIKLGLASLPSGMNWRSLYGTAALCGIGFTMSLFIGSLAFEETGVNLLFDERLGILLGSVLSGILGYLILRSSPHQADPEKG
- a CDS encoding cytochrome b/b6 domain-containing protein, with product MTRVWHWIFVVAVSGSWLFGKFMSSDSVLWHFYLGYTIVALLLFRLIWGMVGPDPVRLRALFSRPSEVIAYSKTLMKRTPSGYAGHNPMGSLWIVVVLLILLLQAISGLFIDADDFFEYGPLFDYVSEDTAKFFNRWHYYLSYLILGLVSLHVFVLFFYLFWKRENLISPMFSGLKWVKKA
- a CDS encoding cytochrome c; this encodes MKIVSRLILSVLCVALASPAFADKDPKKGAIKARQGEMQIRKFNMGPLMAMAKGKMPYDAKKAQTMANNLKVLLELNNSAAWMQGTSNKEYPDDTTALPKIWETWPKIADYGKDYAKAVKEVAAVAGNGQSALGKAMKDLGKACKSCHDDFRKKDD